AGTGTTTGAACTGTTGACTGAGCGTTGGCAGGCCTCTGTATCTTCAGATCTGTCCTTCCGCTGTACGAGTCAATAAACATGGCCAAGTTGACTGGGTTTATTGTCTTTATATACTGCTTGTACACATGCACCAGGTCAGAGTTACTATCCTTAGTTGCCTGAGATAGCAGAAAATTAACTCATTGCTCATTACTCAATTGGCAAAGTCTCTGAAACGATGAAGCCCATGGTTTTATATTCAAGTATTGCAAATAGACCAAAAGGATAGAAACCAAAGAAGATATATCGTAAATATATTGTACATTTAAGCAGAGCATTTCATGTTTGTAGATTTAAGCTAAAACCATGAACATGTTTCCGGCAAAACCAACTATGGCTTAGGAAGTTGACTTTCTATCCTGTGGAGCAATCTTGAACAAAACACCTGTGGTCTTTACCGCCTGTGGTAAGGCAATAGGAAGTAGTGAATTCTTACCCTTCCAAACCAATGCCAGAGAAGGTAGTCTTCTGTGAAATGAGTCAAATTTCCACTCTTCAAGTACCAAGAGTTGAACTATAAAAACAAGAAAAGGTCAAGCTGCAGAATATCAGCTCAGCACCTGACCCCATTTGTCTTTACTAAAGATAATATTGAGAAAATGTGAACAGTTAATTTACAATGAATAGTTAATTAATTTTAGAATCCAAATTCAATCCTTATGtgatatttaatttttgataaCCAATGACAACTCTTAGTGAATTGCTAATCATGGATAAAAGTGTGCTTTAACGTTTACCTTCTGGTACCCCCATTCAACCCAACCACACTGCGATGCATCCGGGTTGATCAGTGTTAGACCTTCCACCTTACTGGGATACTTGAGCTGCAAGACAGGCATAAGTTTCTCAGCGACCTTCTATTGATCATTCCTATTAACAACTTGTGATCGTACCTATTCACAAAGTGTGATCATTCCTATTAACAACTTGTGATCGTACCTATTAACAACTTGCGATCATACCGATTAACAACTTGTGGTCATTCCTATTAACAACGTGTGACCGTACCTATTCACAACTTATGGTCATACCTATTAACAACTTGTGATCGTACCTATTCACAATGTGTGGTCATTCCTATTTACAACTTGTGATCGTACCTATTAACAACTTGTGATCGTACCTATTAACAACTTGTGATCGTACCTATTAACAACTTGTGATCGTACCTATTAACAATTTTTGATCATACCTATTAACAATGCTACCTTCCAGCCTCATGCTAAAGATAGATTAAAAGACAACAGCCATCTTAGTTCGGTACTCACAGCGTATCTAGCGAGTATATTTGCTCCGGCGCCCACACCAAATCCAATAATCAGTTTGAGACCAAAAAAGGAAACAACAGAGTTCACAGTATCCGCTAGCTGGTCAGCTGTTGGGTAGGTGTAcctatattattatacaaagGAAATGACATTCGAGGATATCTCATATACAGTACATAAGCAGAGATGAGTATACCCAGCTCTATCTACTTCAGATAAAGCAAGCGTTACAAAGCCACATCTGCCTTAGATACATCGAGTGTTATCTAAagccatatattatataataattagcttTGGTGTTATCAAGCATGGGTTACATTTCATAGCAGTTCCCACCAGACAGAGTTTCCACAGCACCAATGCAGTGCCTTTACAGTCGACGTGATTAGTAAGCATAGATGTTACCTGATGATAATACAAACGGTGAACATTTAATATATGCGATTAGTTGGTCAAGGCTGTAAAACCTCAAAACTGACTATCTAGAGAGATTTTGGTGAGGAAAGATATTTTTTTCACTAATTTATGCCACATGATGTGAGTACCACATTCAGCGTACACATTGTGAGCATTACCTCATATTGCGCTAACCCTATGCGTAGCTTGCATATAGTGAACATACCCAAGACCCGTGTTTTAGGACAGCAGTAATCAGAGGCTACTCTAGAGAACTAGTGCAATCGTTTCTACCCATTAACCGAGGAGTGATCTAGACTGAATTTCTACCCATTAACCGAGGAGTGATCTAGACTGAATTTCTACCCTTTAACCGAGGAGTGATCTAGACTGAATTTCTACCCTTTAACCGAGGAGAGATCTAGACTGAATTAAAAAAGCATCGTAGAAGCGAAGTCCAAAGGCCACAAGAATTACAATTAGCAAAAGGTTTTAGCATATGACTGACAAGATTTGCCTGTtgtaagtgtgtgtgtgtgtgtgtgtgtgtgtgtgtgtgtgtgtgtgtgtgtgtgtgtgtgtgtgtgtgtgtgtgtgtgtgtgtgtgtgtgtgtgtgtgtgtgtgtgtgtgtgtgtgtgtgtgtgtgtgtgtgtgtgtgtgtgtgtgtgtgtgtgtgtgtgtgtgtgtgtgtgtgtgtgtgtgtgtgtgtgtgtgtgtgtgtgtgtgtgtgtgtgtgtgtgtgtgtgtgtgtgtgtgtgtgtgtgtgtgtgtgtgtgtgtgtgtgtgtgtgtgtgtgtgtgtgtgtgtgtgtgtgtgtgtgtgtgtgtgtgtgtgtgtgtgtgtgtgtgtgtgtgtgtgtgtgtgtgtgtgtgtgtgtttcatCAAGCAGACAAAAAAATATACACAGAtttaagttataataataaagagCAGAAAAGTATAGTCAGGTTTGTAAAAAGAGATAACCCGAAGAGAAAGTGAAACATGGTCAGAAGCAATTAGTCGGCTGCCAGTAAGAAGAAGCCAAAGATGGTGCGCTACGTGTGTCTAACAATATGTAATACTATAACATAGCTATGTCTAGTCATAGTGATGAAAAGTTTCAAATGTGTCCATGAAACGTTATATGGTAAAGAATGAGCCCATCGCCACACACTCCAAAAGAAAAAACAGTATGGTGTAGCAAATCGCTTTATTGCGGTAAGCGACACAAAATGCAAATTGGATCTGTAGTGTGCGCTGAAAAGGGAAGAAGAAAATGCGAATAAACAACGACATGTAGTAGCCACCCAGAGACCTGATTGGCGCATTAGACAATCGCTGGCCATATTGAGCAATTAACTAATAAATCATTAGAAAAGACAAATACTTTTGACTAGTGTCTGAGCATTGCTCGAGATAAAAACAGCTGTGAAAACATACAGAAATGTATCACACCCTATTAAGCATACTAACCTGTCTTTCTGTTTGTCGATGGGCCTGTATAACATAGCGCAACAATAAACACTCATCAAATAGGGTAAAAAGACTACAATGCTGATTGTTGCTCCATCTATAGTGTGacatgaaactattttacaCCCTCCTTATAACAACACAAAGGCAGACGTGTTTTACACCCTCAACATCTAACATTTGTGTATTACCAACCGTCAGCATAACTGTAGCAGCCATGACATGGATAGTCACAGGCAATGAGAACTAAACCAGCTGGGCTACGATGGTGTGCATGACAATACCATTGAAGCTGTCACCATATGAACTTGAGCTACTCAGCGAAGGGAGTCGCTTGACTCATATCATCAACTATTTTATAGCCAGCCATAATTGATGACTCATAGCAGGTTCCCTTGAAAGAGTTTTTGTAATGGCAACAAAGCCAGTCCCGGCTTATGATGCATTCACTAGAAGTTTGTATGTATTAACGCTGTATGATTTCTTAACATAGACTCGCTTAATAGTAGTGAGAACTTCCTAACATACCCCTGAATCAGTGGCAGAGCTCCATCATCTTGTCCTGGAGCATTTATGTGATATACACAAAAGTGCTCCAGTATTGCTTGCATGTCAGAATAGTGAAAAAATCCTTGGAAACAAGTAACATCTGCAAGCAgcaatacagttataaatagCCATATGCTGTTctaacatttttgttttcaaatctAGTTTTTAGCAGTAAGGGAAACAAATGAGTATTTGGCTTGCTAACATCATGACAGAAAAACAAACATACGGTTTAATCCGATGTCATGGTAGGTCACTATAGCCGGTTTTTTTGTGTTTCCTTGAATTGCCACCTTTATGGGACCATACTCTGTTTGCACATCTTGCTCCTGAGTCAAACAAGGATTATAAGCAAAGTAGTCTAAGGTGCAATACAAATCCAAATGAATTAACAATATTAAAGGTACTTGTATCCATACCTGAGAGTCTGCAAAGGAAGTTTTGTGTAACGAGACAGCTTCTGGTACTTCAGATGATATGGTAAAGAGTCTAACCTCTTCTGGAGACGTCATTGCGAGCCAGTAATTAATCTGAGAACTCTTCAAAATTAATGTTACTGACGCTATACAAGTGTGTGAAGCATGCTGTACTTTGCTCCAAATTACATGTGTAGTGATAATTACAGCTTTAAAACTTTCTACATTGGCTACATATGCTAAATAGTAAAATTCGTTTTAACTACTACAATACTCCTACCTCGTGCGGAAACATTTGTAATCTAATTTGTGGTAAAAAGGTCGTATTGTCTTAATAAGGTAGTTTAATCGAGCAGAAATTATAAAATACACAAATTTTGTTCAAATCACAGTAACCAAAAACATTAGTAAATGGTCACATCACTGTTTAAGAAACCAGTACATTTCAACAGACAGGCATAAAAAATAAAGATGTCCACAAGTTGAAGCTGGATGTACTGTGTTAAACAATTCCCAAACTTCTTGTAATCACGAAAAATTGCAGACGTAATACGAAGAACGGCAGATATATAAAACATGAGTAAATTGTACAAGCCAGTAGTTAGTCATGTTAAAGATGTTTATCCTACAAAACATCTGTCGCCCTATTGACTGTCGCACAAAAGTCCAGTTACCTAAACAGCAACTCGAGACTTCACGaattatttactttttagtGAGGCTCGCTACATTTAGTTTATGTTTTCTGGTTCTAGAGTGACGACTGATGAACGACCGTCATATAAAGAAAATTTTGTGTTGGGAAATAGAAAAAGATTATTAGTGTTTTGGTCACATGATCACAGCCTAGCTATACAAGAATTTACCACAGGTAGTCCCTTTATCCTTTAGTTTTGCGGCCTCGTTCATTCACATGCTAATGCCAGGAGGTACCTCTCAGGGATATGTTGAAAcctgttttttgtttaaatatttgatTCGTTTCATAGTTTCTAAACTTTGTCTTTTTGCggatgatatttttttcataaCATCTACAACTAGAGCTCTGAGCTCAAACATGGCACCAGTACTTTAATGTTAAAATGCCTAgctatttttgtaaaataaaaaacacatataagtAAAAGCTTTTTACCAGCGTAAAATATCAGAGCGAGTTTTAGTTTTGTTCGTCCGAGTTAGAATGTTGACCTAAGTTACAGGCTTGTAACATGATTACACTTTGTTTCCGGCTTCTTGAAAGTAATATTCGTGAAAGTAGTATCTTGGTGTTAGGTTGTCAGATTGCAGCAGAAAGCTTTTTAGAGGGGCTTAACATGTTAGAAAAATGGGCCTAAGACTGGCAACTGTCTTTTAAGATCAACAAATGTACAGTACTTTCTGCAGGAGAAAATAACTAATAAATCTCTTATCATGATCGGATCGGGTTTTTCCCACTGAAAGCCTCACGCAGGAGGCAAAATACGTGGGAACTctttattttaaacagtataCCAGCAAAAATTTTCCCTTCCTCCTTTCtttcctctctcttccccttcttcccttttttcagtgtttttaattttgctttcgGCTTGTATTTGTATCTAAAGAGTATTGCAACAATATTCCTTcgatatttcatatttacatcatATAATATCTATTTCTAATACTGCTATGTgaatcaaaaaacaaaaaaaaagaaaatgaattaatgaatcaaatgccatatacaaaatatttacaatgatatatatacaacattgattacaaTGTCCCCGGGCCAAAAGTTGCCAAAAAGGGTGTGCCGAAATTATCAAATTCCATCTCTGATTTCTCGAGTGGTTCTAGGCCAGAAAGAATTAAAATAAGCTTTGGTTTTTATTGATGGTACATACAACCCTCCCTCTTGACGAGTATTATAGATTTGTTCGGGCTCTTGCTTATATGTATCTTTAATCACCCCACTGGCTGTAGCTTTGCAAAACAAATTCACTCTTAATTCCTTTCGTCTATCTTTTAGCAATTGTATATTACTACTCTCCTTTATAGCAGTGTAGCTAACTTGCCCTCGTAAATCAAAGATGAATTTCACAGCCTTATTTTGTAACTTTTCTAGTTGTTTGATGTCTTTATCAAAATAAGGGTTCCATGCTACGCAACCATATTCTAAAATTGGTCTTATGAGAGTGTAATATGCCAACTGCCTGGTTCTTGTATCGGCCGATTTTAACACTCGCCACAGCATACCCAAAAGACTGGTTGATTTAGcaacaattttatttatgtgtGCGCTCCATTTTAAATCGTAATTAAATTCTATGCCAAGATATGGATGAGTATTAACATTTTCAAGTCTGCGGTTATTGAGATAATATGATTGGCTCAAACTTGAGTCTTTAATTGACATAACCGAACATTTACCTACATTAAAAGAGAGCTGCCAGTTTTTAGACCACTCGTCAAGTTTTTTTAGGTCTTCTTGCAGTAACTGTGCTTTCTCTCGAGTGTTATATAAAAGTGCGTCATCCGCAAAGAGTCGACACTCCGAGGAAAGTTGATCAGTCAAATCATTAATGTAAATCAAAAACAGCAGAGGGCCCAACACCGAACCTTGCGGCACACCTGATTTTACACTGCAACGATGGGATAATGACCCCTCTACCCTTACTACCTGCCCTCTGTTTTGCAAAAAGCCTTTGATCCATGCTATGATCTTTTCATGAATACCAAAAACAGATAACTTATATAGTAATTTGCGATGACTCACTGTGTCGAACGCTTTAGAAAAATCAAGAATAATTATATCTGTTAAAGATATAATTATTAATGATAAAAGAAAATTATGTCTGAAATTATCACGGCTACCAATATTTAGATGTggagtttttgtaaaatttcaCTTTCTCTATACTTGTTGACAATATTGCCAGCAAAGCACTTAGAGCTCTGGCATCGCTGCGAAGACGATTAAAAATAAGCAGATActaaaaccaatgatatacagccccccatatggggggggctgtatatcattgctaaaactAAGTTTGTTGCTTACAAGACTCTAGCGAGTTCTGAGCTAGAATATTTGTGTCAAACATGGGAtcctattattttaaaaaattaaaaaaaatcccAAATAACATTCTCAAGTTAATCTCTAATATCAAACAGATTGTTAGCGTCTCAAAATTTAGATCAAATACAGGTATTGATTTACTACAGGAAAGGAGAAAATTAATTAGGCATAATCTTTTCACGAGACTTATTGACGGGGCTCATCGCTCTTATAATGCAAGACAATGTCAATGTCTCTACATATTTACCTGCAATAATAAGCACAGCATATTACAACCCATTTTTTTTAAGAAACATAAGAGAATTGTGTGAAACCTTTTCATAACTTTACTTACAGAAAAACTGAAATGTAGCAGCTGTTATGcaaaaaagagaaagaaaagAAACAAAATTGTGTTTTTTTAATGATATAGGATTTCCCTTACCCTTTTATCCCTTCTCGAAGTCTCTGATTGAAACCAACAATTAGATTGAAATTACATGTGCAAATaacacaaattaaaatattgctTGAACATCCTCTATTTATTCAGTTATCAAGTTATTTATTAAGTATGTATGGCGAGTTTTAAATTCATACCTAAGAATAACAGATACTCCAGGTTCAAAATAAAGCggttttatattttcaatttgGAGAATGAAGTGAGTTTTGCAAGTTGCAAGCCGACAAAGATTTTTCCATGTTggataaaaaatgtcaaaaaaacGAATATTTTATGCAAGGCTTAAAACCCATTTAAAAttcatacaagacaaaaaaCTGCATGTTTTATGCAAACTATACTTTTTGCCTCAAACAACTGAAAACaccttcaacaaactgaagCATTGTTCAGAAGTTTAACCGAGCTGTGATTGACATGTTTATATTGCCATTGAGCTGGTTATCAAAAAGCTTAAATTCATACCAATTTAATAAAAGTCATCCAAAGTGCATATAGTAGTTTTTCAatgtacaaaaatattatttttctaatttaGTGTACCAATCTTTCATGAGCATTTACTGTCTTGCGCTTTGGCATGTTGGACACTATATACAATTTCTCAGGtcacataaaacaaaaaagcagtacaaaactatgaaaacaaacaattttttatattaaatgatATGAAgagtattatgtattttaacttTAACTGTGCTAGTGGTCAGCCTCTCCATAAAACTTACTTGGCATTTGCAAAAAATGGTTCAAGTTTAGTAGCTGTACACTAGGTTGCTGTACACTAGCTGCTCACTATGTCACGAGTGTTCATCAGTGACTATTGTTATTAGTTGGTGCATTCTTCTGAAAACGGTGAAAGCTTTCCACATGgagatttttattggcagtcAAACTTTATCAAgttagttttttagttagaatCTAAAGAGGTAAGTTGTCAGTATTTCGGTCATGTTGGCGTTGATCAAATATCTCTTTGTGTGATTTTCTGAGGTTGGCTTGAAGGCATGGTTTTTGTGAGAGTAGTAGTGACAGACGACAACAGTACTGCtttcaaacttattttatataaaatacttatGTATATAGATTTGAGTTGCAACAGTTAATAAGCAATATCAGATTAACCCAATTATTATAGGTTGCACTTCTTTTGCTAACAGAATTAATATAAGAGCGAGCAACTACTTAAATGGTCAGCTCATAAAACTAGCAGTGACAACCAGTGTATGCCTAAaaggtatattattattataccaATTATTATAGGTTGCACTTCTTTTGCTAACAGAATTAATATAAGAGCGAGCAACTACTTAAATGGTCAGCTCATAAAACTAGCAGTGACAACCAGTGTATGCCTAAAAGGTATATTTGCACAATACCGCCGATATTATTTTATCGTTACGTTATCAAATATGACACATTGACATTTTACAAACCCTAATGTTCAAAAATAAATGCGGTCAATAAAACAAGTCCATTTTATCGTCCCATTTTGATGATAGCAGAAAATCAAAATCTTTTTATAGACGTTTGCACTCATTAGTAGGTTAAGGTTTGGAGATGCGTGATAGCATTAAAGGCGACCTATTTAGTTGCTTTGACTCTTCAGATTACACAGAAGTTCAGGTTTCTAATAAAGCTCCACTGTTAAAAACAGTACCAAAGAGTGAAAGTATGTACAATTTCAATGAATATCACTAGTTGTAAGCATGCACAGACTGTTAGTCGCAGAGTGTGAAGTGCAGGAATACTCTTGCCCACACTAGAGTCATTGTATTTGGGAAAGAGTAATATCTGTGAGAGAGCTAGGAATCACATAGGTAATAGAGAAAAATAACCATTTTGTGTGTAACTGCATTCAAAAACTTAAGGACAAGGTTTAATTTCAGTTCTTGACATATTTATAATCATACATATGCAGGCGCTTGtaaatgcaaatatattttttaaataaaatccaATATTGATTGTCCAGCTTGCCATATTTTTGCGAAAACCTTTAGatgtttttcagtgttgttgAGCAACGCAAAGTTCGTATTACTTTTTCGATTTTATTTGCTTACTTATGTATAAACAATATCATGGGAACTTTTGTGCACCTTCTATGTATAGCTGTGTGCTTGGATCTTCAGTATGACATCAATTTGCAGGTTGATGACTGGCTTAGTGAAGTAACTCAGCCGTTAAAATGTAATGTTGTTTTTATAGAAATTACCATGTCACTATATTAAATctgaataaacaataaatagttGAAACAAGAATGAAATAAGTACGGCAAGAAATAGATGTGCAGACTCTgagttaaatgcagagcagactctgagttaaatgcagagcagactctgagttaaatgcagagcagactctgagttaaatgcagagcagactcagagttaaatgcagagcagactcagagttaaatgcagagcagactctgagttaaatgcagagcagactctgagttaaatgcagagcagactctgagttaaatgcagagcagactctgagttaaatgcagagcagactctgagttaaatgcagagcagactctgagttaaatgcagagcagactctgagttaaatgcagagcagactctgagttaaatgcagagcagactctgagttaaatgcagagcagactctgagttaaatgcagagcagactctgagttaaatacagagcagactctgagttaaatgcagagcagactctgagttaaatgcagagcagactctgagttaaatgcagagcagactctgagttaaatgcagagcagactctgagttaaatgcagagcagactctgagttaaatgcagagcagactctgagttaaatgcagagcagactcagagttaaatgcagagcagactctgagttaaatgcagagcagactctgagttaaatgcagagcagactctgagttaaatgcagagcagactcagagttaaatgcagagcagactctgagttaaatgcagagcagactctgagttaaatgcagagcagactctgagttaaatgcagagcagactctgagttaaatgcagagcagactctgagttaaatgcagagcagactctgagttaaatgcagagcagactctgagttaaatgcagagcagactctgagttaaatgcagagcagactctgagttaaatgcagagcagactctgagttaaatgcagagcagactctgagttaaatgcagagcagactctgagttaaatgcagagcagactcTGAGTTTAATGCAGAACAGACTCTgagttaaatgcagagcagactctgagttaaatgcagagcagactctgagttaaatgcagagcagactctgagttaaatgcagagcagactctgagttaaatgcagagcagactctgagttaaatgcagagcagactctgagttaaatgcagagcagactctgagttaaatgcagagcagactctgagttaaatgcagagcagactcagagttaaatacagagcagactctgagttaaatgcagagcagactctgagttaaatgcagagcagactctgagttaaatgcagagcagactctgagttaaatgcagagcagactctgagttaaatgcagagcagactctgagttaaatgcagagcagactctgagttaaatgcagagcagactctgagttaaatgcagagcagactctgagttaaatgcagagcagactctgagttaaatgcagagcagactctgagttaaatgcagagcagactctgagttaaatgcagagtagactctgagttaaatgcagagcagactctgagttaaatgcagagcagactctgagtta
Above is a window of Watersipora subatra chromosome 3, tzWatSuba1.1, whole genome shotgun sequence DNA encoding:
- the LOC137392144 gene encoding protein NDRG1-like isoform X1, producing MTSPEEVRLFTISSEVPEAVSLHKTSFADSQEQDVQTEYGPIKVAIQGNTKKPAIVTYHDIGLNHVTCFQGFFHYSDMQAILEHFCVYHINAPGQDDGALPLIQGPIDKQKDRYTYPTADQLADTVNSVVSFFGLKLIIGFGVGAGANILARYALKYPSKVEGLTLINPDASQCGWVEWGYQKFNSWYLKSGNLTHFTEDYLLWHWFGRATKDSNSDLVHVYKQYIKTINPVNLAMFIDSYSGRTDLKIQRPANAQSTVQTLKCNCMLVVGDHGPTVDETVNMNNRMDPTNTTLLKLQDCGGMVLEEAPAKLAESFRLFLQGLSYIPFLSQAKLVEARMKNTAIPTDTPPSLSEGGESSGTLEPAIC
- the LOC137392144 gene encoding protein NDRG1-like isoform X2, with amino-acid sequence MTSPEEVRLFTISSEVPEAVSLHKTSFADSQEQDVQTEYGPIKVAIQGNTKKPAIVTYHDIGLNHVTCFQGFFHYSDMQAILEHFCVYHINAPGQDDGALPLIQGYTYPTADQLADTVNSVVSFFGLKLIIGFGVGAGANILARYALKYPSKVEGLTLINPDASQCGWVEWGYQKFNSWYLKSGNLTHFTEDYLLWHWFGRATKDSNSDLVHVYKQYIKTINPVNLAMFIDSYSGRTDLKIQRPANAQSTVQTLKCNCMLVVGDHGPTVDETVNMNNRMDPTNTTLLKLQDCGGMVLEEAPAKLAESFRLFLQGLSYIPFLSQAKLVEARMKNTAIPTDTPPSLSEGGESSGTLEPAIC